A window from Deltaproteobacteria bacterium encodes these proteins:
- a CDS encoding OstA family protein produces the protein MPRMLIFFFLFLMAFPSHLAADETVPTRISADTMTYTQKSGTVEFSGQVQVDREDFTLWSDRLTVEFDPQGGRQGVGPVEVGGKVQKIVAEGQVRFSGQGREGQCGRAVYEDGPGVLTLTEDPFVQEGRNRIQGETIRLYLRENRSEVIGGQKRVEAIFHTPKRDAELP, from the coding sequence ATGCCACGAATGCTGATATTTTTTTTCCTTTTTCTGATGGCCTTTCCGAGTCATCTGGCAGCGGACGAAACCGTTCCGACTCGGATCAGCGCCGATACCATGACCTATACCCAGAAATCCGGGACGGTGGAGTTTTCGGGCCAAGTCCAGGTGGATCGGGAGGATTTCACCCTCTGGTCCGATCGGCTGACCGTGGAGTTTGACCCACAGGGCGGTCGGCAGGGAGTTGGGCCGGTGGAGGTCGGCGGGAAGGTCCAGAAGATTGTGGCTGAAGGGCAGGTCCGTTTTTCGGGCCAAGGGCGCGAAGGCCAATGCGGCCGGGCCGTGTACGAGGACGGGCCTGGCGTCTTGACCCTGACGGAGGACCCTTTCGTCCAGGAGGGAAGGAACCGGATTCAGGGAGAGACCATCCGGCTCTATCTCCGGGAGAACCGGAGTGAAGTCATCGGCGGGCAGAAGCGGGTCGAGGCAATCTTTCACACGCCGAAAAGGGATGCCGAGCTGCCATGA
- a CDS encoding phenylphosphate carboxylase subunit delta: MTLELDAARIRLMVLDVDGVLTDGGLHYDAEGRISKRFHVQDGLGIKMGQKAGLAFAVITGLESSAVSHRVRELGIEHYFPGQVSKVPVLLNLIRMTGVALEEMAYVGDDWVDAAPMARVGLPMAVKDAVPEILDLAAWVSSRPGGHGAVREAVMFVLRAKGLYGQIWQGWRQDHGD; this comes from the coding sequence ATGACTCTTGAATTGGACGCGGCTAGGATACGGCTCATGGTTCTGGACGTGGACGGAGTGCTCACAGACGGCGGACTCCACTACGACGCCGAGGGCCGGATTTCCAAACGTTTTCATGTCCAGGATGGACTGGGCATCAAGATGGGCCAGAAAGCCGGACTTGCGTTTGCGGTCATCACAGGACTCGAGTCCTCGGCCGTGTCCCACCGGGTGCGGGAACTGGGTATCGAACATTATTTCCCAGGCCAGGTCAGTAAGGTCCCGGTCCTGCTCAATCTGATACGCATGACCGGTGTGGCCTTGGAGGAAATGGCCTACGTCGGGGATGACTGGGTCGATGCCGCGCCCATGGCCCGGGTGGGGTTGCCCATGGCCGTGAAGGATGCCGTGCCCGAGATTCTCGATCTGGCGGCATGGGTGTCTTCCCGTCCCGGGGGACACGGCGCGGTTCGCGAGGCGGTTATGTTCGTCCTTCGGGCCAAGGGCCTTTACGGGCAAATCTGGCAGGGCTGGCGGCAAGATCATGGTGATTGA
- the lptB gene encoding LPS export ABC transporter ATP-binding protein translates to MTDASSKAAPSVTLEARGLGKVFGRKEVVHDICLGLSQGEVVGLLGPNGAGKTTTFYMLVGIIRPTVGQVFLAGQDVTTWPLYRRARFGLTYLPQESSVFRKLSVRMNLRIVLEYSGLSRKDQRNKEERLLEELGIARLADQKAAFLSGGERRRLEIARAMVRDPKFVLLDEPFAGIDPLAVDDIQKIIVALKEKGIGVLISDHNVRETLRICDRASLVCAGRVILDGTPDEIVSDQRARQLYLGEGFSL, encoded by the coding sequence ATGACCGACGCGTCCAGCAAGGCCGCCCCCTCCGTCACACTCGAGGCCCGGGGCCTTGGCAAGGTCTTCGGGCGTAAGGAGGTGGTCCACGATATTTGCCTGGGTTTGTCTCAGGGAGAGGTTGTCGGCCTGCTGGGCCCAAACGGGGCGGGCAAGACCACGACTTTCTACATGCTCGTAGGCATCATCCGCCCCACCGTCGGACAGGTCTTTCTGGCCGGACAGGACGTGACGACCTGGCCCCTATACCGTCGGGCCCGCTTCGGCCTGACCTATCTGCCCCAGGAAAGTTCGGTTTTTCGAAAGCTCTCAGTACGGATGAATCTGCGCATTGTCCTCGAGTACTCGGGCCTGAGCCGAAAGGATCAGCGAAACAAGGAGGAACGACTCCTAGAGGAATTGGGCATCGCCAGGCTGGCCGACCAGAAGGCAGCCTTTCTTTCGGGCGGGGAGCGCCGCAGGCTCGAGATCGCCAGGGCCATGGTGCGTGATCCAAAATTTGTTCTCCTGGACGAGCCCTTCGCGGGCATCGATCCATTGGCGGTGGACGACATTCAGAAGATTATCGTCGCCCTCAAGGAGAAGGGTATCGGGGTTCTCATCTCCGACCACAATGTTCGGGAAACTCTGCGCATCTGCGATAGGGCCTCGCTGGTCTGCGCCGGCCGGGTCATTCTGGACGGAACCCCGGATGAGATCGTCTCTGACCAGCGGGCCCGGCAATTGTATCTCGGCGAAGGGTTCAGTCTGTGA
- a CDS encoding CTP synthase — MHTKYIFVTGGVLSSLGKGLAAASLGALLQARGLNVTIQKLDPYINVDPGTMNPFQHGEVYVTDDGAETDLDLGHYERYLGRPLSQRNNFTSGRIYHSVITKERRGDYLGGTVQVIPHITDEIKGAILSVSGDDIDVAIIEIGGTVGDIEGLPFMEAIRQLRTDLGKDNVLYIHLTLVPFIKTSGELKTKPTQHSVKELRSIGIQPDIILCRAEVDLDDEIKSKIALFCNVDRDAVFTAIDVEHIYELPLTLYNEGLDQKIAILLRLAAKNPHLRDWEELVRRLKNPQREVLIAIVGKYVDLRESYKSLHEALVHGGVASNCRVRFRYVNSEEVNADNVAERLEGVDGILVPGGFGYRGVEGKIVATRYAREQKIPFFGICLGMQCAVIEYARNVLGLEGANSEEFDPQTPHPVIYLMTEWYDFRREILQKRDSNSDKGGTMRLGAYPCVLKSGTKSRDAYGAEQVSERHRHRYEFNREYEEQFESKGMTISGYSPDRTLVEIVELDEHPWFVGCQFHPEFTSSPMKPHPLFREFIRASCSGRKA; from the coding sequence ATGCATACCAAGTACATATTCGTGACCGGCGGGGTCTTGTCTTCCCTGGGCAAGGGGCTGGCCGCGGCCTCTTTGGGGGCACTGCTCCAGGCCCGGGGGCTCAATGTCACCATCCAGAAACTCGATCCCTACATCAACGTCGACCCCGGGACCATGAACCCCTTCCAGCATGGGGAGGTCTACGTCACGGACGACGGGGCCGAGACAGACCTGGATCTCGGACATTATGAGCGATACCTCGGCCGACCCCTGAGTCAGAGAAACAACTTCACCTCGGGCCGGATTTACCACTCGGTCATTACCAAGGAGCGACGAGGCGACTATCTCGGGGGCACGGTCCAGGTCATTCCTCACATCACCGACGAGATTAAGGGTGCCATCCTGAGCGTGTCCGGAGACGACATTGACGTGGCCATCATCGAGATCGGAGGCACGGTGGGAGACATCGAGGGCCTGCCCTTTATGGAGGCCATCCGCCAACTTCGCACCGACTTGGGCAAGGACAACGTCCTCTACATCCACCTGACCCTGGTTCCGTTCATCAAGACCAGCGGCGAACTGAAGACCAAGCCTACCCAGCACAGCGTCAAGGAACTCCGGAGCATCGGCATCCAGCCGGACATCATTCTTTGCCGGGCCGAGGTGGACTTGGACGACGAGATCAAGTCCAAGATCGCCCTGTTCTGCAATGTGGACAGGGACGCCGTGTTCACGGCCATCGACGTGGAGCATATCTACGAACTTCCCCTGACCCTCTACAACGAGGGATTGGATCAGAAGATCGCCATCCTTCTTCGCTTGGCCGCCAAGAACCCCCATCTTCGGGACTGGGAAGAATTGGTCCGGAGGTTGAAGAATCCCCAAAGAGAGGTCCTGATCGCCATCGTAGGCAAGTATGTCGATCTCAGGGAGTCCTACAAAAGTCTTCATGAAGCCCTGGTCCATGGCGGAGTGGCCAGCAATTGTCGGGTCCGGTTCCGCTACGTCAATTCCGAAGAAGTCAATGCGGATAACGTGGCTGAGCGCCTGGAGGGCGTAGATGGAATCCTCGTACCAGGCGGATTCGGGTACCGGGGCGTGGAGGGAAAGATCGTTGCCACCCGTTACGCCAGGGAGCAGAAGATACCCTTTTTCGGCATCTGTCTGGGTATGCAGTGCGCGGTCATCGAATATGCCCGCAATGTTCTGGGCCTGGAGGGAGCTAATTCCGAGGAGTTCGACCCCCAGACTCCCCATCCGGTCATTTACCTGATGACGGAGTGGTACGACTTTCGGCGTGAGATCCTGCAGAAGCGGGATTCGAACAGCGACAAGGGTGGAACCATGCGTCTTGGAGCCTATCCCTGCGTCCTGAAATCGGGGACCAAGAGCCGGGATGCCTATGGAGCAGAGCAGGTTTCGGAGCGGCATCGCCATCGCTACGAGTTCAATCGGGAGTACGAGGAACAATTCGAATCCAAGGGCATGACCATCAGCGGGTACTCTCCCGACCGGACCCTAGTGGAGATTGTCGAGCTCGACGAGCATCCATGGTTCGTGGGATGTCAGTTTCATCCTGAATTCACCTCCAGTCCTATGAAGCCACATCCTCTTTTTCGGGAATTCATCCGGGCGTCCTGTTCAGGACGAAAGGCATGA
- the lptC gene encoding LPS export ABC transporter periplasmic protein LptC, whose amino-acid sequence MDRGMRPGRNLVLLAAVLLGSGGLYLAVHGLFRDLVPEMKTGLDDLQADLSVEGIELRQGRDGRMLWRLRAPRGEYVQESGLVRVEFPEIDYHLDNGTARVRAQWGEVRQESGRARLGPDVSVVLDEATVLADELDYDAANQLLVLSGNVKVSKPGADLTAPRLEIRLDWETAEATGGVRVEFSGSGTLATVKIEG is encoded by the coding sequence ATGGACCGGGGCATGAGGCCGGGCAGGAACCTAGTTCTGCTGGCCGCCGTCCTTCTGGGATCCGGAGGCCTGTATTTGGCCGTGCATGGCCTTTTTCGGGATTTGGTCCCGGAAATGAAGACGGGCCTCGACGATTTGCAGGCTGACCTGTCCGTGGAGGGCATTGAACTGCGCCAGGGCCGAGACGGCCGGATGCTCTGGAGGCTTCGGGCCCCTCGGGGAGAGTATGTCCAGGAAAGCGGACTAGTCAGGGTCGAATTTCCCGAAATCGACTACCATCTGGACAACGGTACAGCCCGTGTCAGGGCCCAATGGGGGGAGGTCCGGCAGGAGAGCGGCCGCGCCCGGCTTGGTCCGGATGTGTCGGTGGTCCTTGACGAGGCCACGGTCCTGGCCGATGAGTTGGACTACGACGCTGCGAACCAGCTCCTGGTCCTGAGCGGAAACGTGAAGGTGTCGAAGCCCGGAGCTGATCTGACTGCTCCCAGACTGGAGATTCGTCTCGACTGGGAAACGGCCGAGGCCACGGGTGGAGTGAGGGTCGAGTTTTCCGGGTCCGGAACCTTGGCGACGGTAAAGATAGAAGGGTGA
- a CDS encoding 3-deoxy-8-phosphooctulonate synthase → MEDLYTRSRRDLFFIMGPCALESRELALTVAESLSNLASKFGVTVVFKSSFDKANRTSINSFRGPGMALGLSWLAEVRERFGLPILTDIHLPEQAVPVGEVVDVIQIPAFLCRQTDILAAAAGTGKIVNVKKGQFLAPWDMKAVVGKLAGHGCSRIWCTERGSSFGYNNLVVDYRSLPVLAGLGHPVVFDATHSVQLPGGLGHASGGQRELVPVLARAAVAAGVHGVFMEVHPAPDQALCDGANSWPLGRVGELIRLLMDIYHVVRGASDDS, encoded by the coding sequence ATGGAGGACCTCTACACCCGAAGCCGTCGGGACCTGTTTTTCATCATGGGGCCTTGCGCCCTGGAGAGCCGCGAATTGGCCCTGACCGTGGCCGAGTCCCTCTCGAACCTAGCCTCGAAATTCGGGGTGACTGTGGTCTTCAAAAGTTCCTTCGACAAGGCTAATCGAACCTCCATCAACAGTTTTCGTGGGCCGGGCATGGCCTTGGGCCTGTCCTGGCTGGCCGAGGTCCGGGAGCGGTTTGGTCTGCCGATTCTGACCGACATTCACCTGCCGGAACAGGCCGTACCGGTGGGCGAAGTGGTCGACGTGATCCAGATTCCGGCCTTTCTCTGCCGTCAGACCGATATTCTGGCCGCAGCTGCGGGCACGGGCAAAATTGTCAATGTTAAAAAGGGTCAGTTTCTGGCCCCCTGGGACATGAAGGCCGTGGTGGGCAAGCTGGCCGGGCATGGGTGTTCGCGCATCTGGTGCACAGAGCGGGGAAGCAGCTTTGGGTACAATAATCTGGTGGTCGACTATCGGTCCCTGCCGGTTCTGGCCGGGCTGGGGCATCCGGTGGTCTTCGACGCAACGCATTCGGTCCAGTTGCCGGGCGGTCTGGGCCACGCCTCCGGAGGCCAGCGGGAGCTCGTGCCGGTCCTGGCCCGGGCGGCAGTGGCTGCCGGTGTCCATGGGGTGTTCATGGAAGTCCATCCAGCGCCCGATCAGGCTTTGTGCGACGGGGCCAACAGCTGGCCTCTGGGTCGGGTCGGGGAGCTCATCCGGCTCCTGATGGATATCTACCACGTCGTGCGCGGGGCGAGCGATGACTCTTGA
- a CDS encoding phosphoribosylformylglycinamidine synthase subunit PurQ yields MASVNTIVITGNGTNCERECAHVARLAGSDHTDVVFFSDLIADRVRLADYNFLIFPGGFLDGDDLGAAQAAAMRWKHSVTESGRPLVQDLVDFHAGGGLILGICNGFQLLAKLGLLPALGGRYLERQVSLTHNTSARYEDRWVHLACDPGSNCVFTRGIDRLYIPVRHGEGRIVTRDEATLRALEGERLVAMRYIHPDTDLPTEEYPWNPNGSPLAIAALTDPSGRILGMMPHPEAYNHPTNHPAWTRGESAVLGTELFARGIEYLRQG; encoded by the coding sequence ATGGCCTCGGTCAATACCATTGTCATCACCGGAAACGGCACCAATTGCGAACGCGAATGTGCCCATGTCGCGCGCTTGGCGGGCTCGGACCACACCGACGTGGTTTTTTTCTCCGATCTGATCGCAGACCGGGTTCGCCTCGCCGACTACAACTTCCTGATTTTCCCGGGAGGATTTTTGGACGGGGACGACCTCGGAGCTGCTCAGGCTGCGGCCATGAGATGGAAACACTCCGTCACCGAAAGCGGACGGCCTCTTGTTCAGGATCTGGTGGACTTTCACGCAGGAGGGGGATTGATCCTCGGTATCTGCAACGGATTCCAGCTGTTGGCAAAACTCGGGCTGCTCCCGGCCCTGGGAGGCCGGTATCTGGAGCGTCAGGTCAGCCTGACCCACAACACCTCGGCCCGTTACGAGGACCGCTGGGTTCATCTGGCCTGCGATCCAGGCTCGAACTGTGTCTTTACCCGAGGTATCGACCGGTTGTACATCCCGGTCCGACACGGCGAGGGCCGCATCGTGACCCGTGACGAGGCCACTCTTCGAGCCTTGGAAGGCGAACGCCTCGTGGCCATGCGCTACATCCATCCCGACACGGATCTGCCAACCGAAGAATACCCGTGGAATCCCAACGGATCCCCTCTGGCCATCGCCGCCCTGACCGATCCCAGCGGGCGGATCCTGGGCATGATGCCCCATCCCGAGGCCTACAACCACCCAACCAACCATCCGGCCTGGACCCGCGGCGAATCGGCCGTTCTCGGCACGGAATTATTCGCCCGAGGGATTGAGTATCTCCGCCAGGGATGA